A DNA window from Atribacterota bacterium contains the following coding sequences:
- a CDS encoding VOC family protein, which translates to MQEGDLIQVAYVVRDLEGAMKFYVETLGIKPWAIYTFAPPALERSTAWGKPSDHTFRIALAQAGSVQIE; encoded by the coding sequence GAAGGTGATCTCATTCAGGTAGCCTATGTGGTGCGGGATTTAGAGGGAGCCATGAAGTTCTACGTGGAAACCCTGGGTATCAAACCCTGGGCTATTTACACCTTTGCTCCACCAGCCCTGGAGCGTTCCACCGCCTGGGGAAAACCCTCAGACCATACCTTTCGCATCGCTTTAGCGCAGGCTGGATCGGTGCAGATCGAGC